One Mycteria americana isolate JAX WOST 10 ecotype Jacksonville Zoo and Gardens chromosome 7, USCA_MyAme_1.0, whole genome shotgun sequence genomic window, TCAATACAATGAAGAGCCTTAGATAATTAGCAAACAAACATCAAAAACACTTCATGTCCTGCACAGCGTCATCCTGCCAACtatgatagaaaaaaaatctaaccataCCATTAAGTTCGCAGGTGTTACATGTATAGCTCAAGAGCATACTCCTATCAAATGGAGCACAAAGCAGGGCATGTGGCAAACAGCAGGCGAGAGACAAGCTGCTCTATTTGCAAACTACTACCAAGGGCGGCGCATCATTGTACATAGCCTAGGTTCTCCATCTCGTTCCTATACCGCTGTTCGGACACCTTGCTTTTATGCTGTTTGCTTTCTAAGTGTTGTCTGAACTCCATCTCCTCGCTGGCCCCGGCGTTGCACATGGAACAGTAGAACTGGCCACTGGGGGTGACGCACATGGCCAGATCCCGAGGAATCCTCTGGCGTGAGCGGGGGTTGAAGTAGGGACCTGAGGAGACAACAGAAAAGCCTGGTTTATCTATAAGAAAGGAAAGCTTGAGGCAGCTCAGTGACAACTTCTAAGTCcaacaaatgtttaaaaagaagccAAAGATTAGCTTCTTTAACCGATTAGAGTCTGAACCTTATTTTCCCACACGACTTCTCCACTGAGATCCAGATTTACAGGGCTGTAGCACGTAGAGGAGCAGTACTTGCTGGTATTTCCTAAAGCAGTAGAGTGGGCTTAGTGCCCCAGTCTTATTAAGAATCAATAGGGCTTTGAAAATTAGGAGTCTAATCATTTAAGTGATGagtcaagtcttttttttttttttccccttaatccTCCAATTCCAGAATTAGAACAGTCTTTTGATTAGAATAACCTGCCTCAGTTTAAAATTATCACAAAATGATACTTAATAGAACTTCAAAAGATTTATCTTTTCCACATGACAGTGGTTAGAATGACACGATTAAACCAAGCTTCACCAGGAATCAGGGTTTCAGCTAATATGTGCTCATAATacaacttaaaatgaaaaagagaaacagatggTGAGCTGGACACtataaaacacactttaaatcATAATAAAGAGGCAAAGTTAGTATCTAACACCTGAGGAAGGACTCTACACTAGGAACAGATGGTCTTAGAGAGAGGCTAACATGCTCTCGCATTCTGGTCATGGGAGTGCAAGTACAGGTTGATGTGCTACAGTAGGAGTCAAAGCACCTGGCCACTTGCCAAGAGAATAAAGCAGGAAAATTGTCACCACTTAGAGCAGCCTTAGAGACAGACAGATGGTAAATTAAGTTACAAACTGAGAAACCGAACTAACATGCAGGctgacaaaacaaagcaactttaGCAGCTGGGAAAAAACATGCAGACATGAAGGATCAGCAGAGCTAGGACCAGCTCCTTTCAAAACCTGTCTCTGCTAAAAGAGAcctcagaaacagaagaaaaatgagtctgtttattatttattattattccaaCTATAGAACAGACGCAAGCTCCCAGTTACCTGTGTTGTTTTGAACTGTATacatatttcttctgttctgcaTCATTTTATATTCATTCCCTTCTTTCCTTGCCCTCCGTTTGCCTAGTTCTGATGCATCCCTGAAGATTAAACAAATATGAACAGCTGCAATTCAGAGTTTTCCGAGAACAAGACTGCCAGAGACACTGCCACATGCTTTCAGCCTGAGCATTAAGTTGAACAATACCTACGAGAATGAGTTATTCTGTGCTTCTGCAAGACGCAGCCGTTTGGCATGGTTTTTCCCTTGGTAGTGAGCCTGTGCCACAGCCGGAGAACTAAACGAGGCATCACAAAGCTTGCAGTAATCATTCTCTGTGGCCAAGATCACTCGGCCACCTGGTTTACTGGATCCCATCTAGCAGCAAAGGGAGAGACAGCATGTGAAACACAAGAAGGTTAAATCATTGAAATATTTGAATCACAGGGACTGAGACCAGTATCATCATCATCAGGCAACAAGAGAGCTGGAATTAGAGCATATGGATTAGGACACTCTCAAGCGCTCCCCAAACTTTTCTTACACGAACTTCATCTTCCCTGCCTCAGCCTCCAGGAGAATCTGCAGATTCCTTGAAATCTAGGCAAATCCCTGGCCTCAGATGGAGAGGAAAGCAATCTGAACAAACACCCTGTACGTCTATAGTAATAGCTACAGAGGCTTGTTTACTCCACAGCAGTGATTTAACTCCTCTTCTCCTGACTGCTGGGAGCTGATGAACAGTGACTTTCACGCTGAGGAAGACTCACTGAAAGGTAAAGGTGCTCCTCTCTCCTATTTACAGTGTACCTCATCTCTCCACAGTACGCTGTCTCCACACAGCTCCCTGACCACACTAAGAGATAAAAAAAACAATAGCAGAACTGCCAAACCTCTGATTCTTACCCTTCAGATAAGAGGACACCTGCATCAAGACTTCAGAGGAAGGACCCAGCCTCACATGCACAGCTCCTGCCATATGAAGGATACC contains:
- the ZMAT3 gene encoding zinc finger matrin-type protein 3 isoform X3; translation: MILLQQAGLLPHPEKPSSLPMSVATRPRASSPLSPPKSLGLGPSFHHTQEEELAKVVEQDPMLEELCKPLCCKLCNVTLNSAQQAQAHYQGKNHSKKLRNYYAANSCPAPARMSNSVEPAPPQVVSLPAQMGSSKPGGRVILATENDYCKLCDASFSSPAVAQAHYQGKNHAKRLRLAEAQNNSFSDASELGKRRARKEGNEYKMMQNRRNMYTVQNNTGPYFNPRSRQRIPRDLAMCVTPSGQFYCSMCNAGASEEMEFRQHLESKQHKSKVSEQRYRNEMENLGYVQ